TGTAGCTGGGGAGGCTCTGTCCTGCCCGTGTTTCGGCCACAGCAGTGACAGAGAAGACTGAGCCGCAGGGCAAGCCCTCGATGGTACAGGACTCTCCCTTGCTGCTGCACCGATGCAGCCCTTTCTCTCCCTGGGCAGTCACCGTGTACGTAGCATCATCATTTGTGGATCGCCAGTGCACAATAAACACGGAGAAGGCATCCCTcgtaatgttttttatttcaggaCTGCAAGGAGCTAAGAGATTTTAGGTTATTAATTGAAACAATGAGAGTGAAAAATATCACGTGTGCCATTTGGTCtaagactgatttttttccctgttacTTTCAACCATACCATGCATGTAGGACAAATTCATAGAACCTTTGTGTGGAAACCTGTTGACATTGAAATATGGTATTGGGTTTCCATAGCGTCGGTCTAACTGGAAAATGTGAAGGAACATTTTGaactccaaaagcaaaaacaattaaGACTAATATTTGCAGTCTTAACCTTCACAATGTGAAAACAGGCCTGTCCCCCAAGGGTAGGAGGAACTGAATAGCTGAGTGACCACTCTCCCCATggtctccttttttgttttctttttttccattctccctcttctgcctctcCTTAGTAAGACAGGGCCTCTAATGGTCCCCACAAAGAGTGGTTAATGGGAGTTAGCCTTTTTATAGTTCTTGCTGAATGCCCATCCTGAGGGACATAGCTGGGGTGAATTGTTCAGACAGCAGTGGATGAAATCATAGCTGTATCTTACCTGTGGTTATAAATTGGGAAGTACATGACATATTGCTGCCCCGGACTTCACTGAAGGAATACACCGTGATATTGTACTTGGTGTCAcactctagagctgaaagggtgCAAGCAGGAGCAGTGTCATTGCACTCGACCACATTGAACCCATCTACAGCCTTGGTTTCATAAAGTTCGGCACCACGGACAGGAGACCAGACAATCTCTACTCTGTCACTGGACACCAATACAGGGTTAATGTCACTAGGACAACAGGGAGCTGaaagcaggagcagagagagaacgGTCAGTGCAGGAGCAATGATGTCAGAGGGGGCATTGAGTCCTGACCTCCTCGTGCCCAGAGTCTCTGCTACTGCCCTCCTAAATTACAGCAAGGACCTCCTACAGGTTGCTCCAGCTCTGATCTTGGCCTAACACCCACTACAAAGAGGATAAATCCTCTACGCGTGACATTCAAGGTCATTACAAGCTGTAGCCGGTCTACATGCTCAGTggtgcctccctccaccccctgccaCACCAGACTCCTCAATGCTCCACCCCACATGTGCTCTCGTTTTCCTTTGCCTCAAAGACTGCCAACCCCTCTCCTGGAGTGTTGTTCCCCTCTTCTGCTTGACAAAATCATACTTAGTCTGACTGCTAGATTCCATCAGTCTTTCCAGACACTAAACCAGATAAAACTGGGGGAGATCGGAGGGGAGCAGATCTACATGTACAATGATGTATTATTAGCAGATCTCAGAAGAGACCCTACATTACCACATGGAcaaattctgagaaatgcttGACTCAGTTTGGAGTTTCTCTGGGATGCTCTTGCCCCATCTACATTCTATTCATCCTTAAAATTCCAGTTCAAGGCCACTCCTTCTGGAAGGCCCTCCTGTGCTATTGAGACTTTATTGATAGCTCTTACTCCAATTTCCAAAGGCGCCAATTATTTGAGTCCCTCATCCCGACAAAATTTATTGTAATTCAGCTAGAATtgttatttacataattatagtatagtattcttatttgtaaatgtagttaatttttttaaggttttatttttcctttttctccccaaagtcccccagtacctagttgtatatttttagttgtgggtcctcctagttgtggcatctgggacaccgactcagcatggcctgatgagtggtgccatgtccgtgcccaggatctgaaccggcaaaacacccggccacagaagcggagtgcacgaacttaaccactcggcaatggGACCGGCCCCTGTAGTTACTTAATTTCAAGTCACTTActctactcattcttcaaaaatCAAGCATCTCCCCTATGCCTATCACACTATGATAAGCATTGAGGATGAAGAGATAAAATATAATCCCTGCCCTGTAGAAGATCCACGCCTAGTGGAAGAGAATAATAGTAACCAACAATGATGCTAGTAAAAGTATCTACATTGTGCTTTACCACATCCAAAGACGTTTTTATGTTTGTGTTCTTGTGATTATTTGTCTCATTTTGCAGTGGAGTATACCAAGGAACTAGCAAGGTAGACGTCATaatccccattttgcaaatgagttaGTGGTCAAGTTAGGACCTAGACACAGATTTCTCACTCCAAAGCCTCTACATCATGAAGCGTCTCTGACTTGCATCTCTGTTTCTCTGGTCTCAGAGAAAGCGTGAACTCCTGAGACAAGGGGATGGATCCCTCAGCACCCGGGAGAAGGCTGAACTGTGAGTATTTCATGGTGGAGGGTTCAATTTTTCAAAGCAGAGTTGAACCACTACATTCTCTCCCCTCGTTTCACTCCTAAACCTTACATTCTTGATAAACTTGAGTCCATGAAGCCAAAATTCCTTAGTCTGGAAAAAATATGAGAGAAGAGATTCACTTTCCATCCTTGACCCCAGAATGACCCCCAGGCAGTCTCTGTAAGTCAATAAGTGCAGTAGGTGATCGATTCTGCTGCTGAATTTAGTAAACTCAGAATTCCCTTTACAAGGGTCAAGTGCGACTTACCTGTAGTATAATTGAACACATCACCCAGAGGACTCTGCCCAGCCTCGTTGTAGGCAAAAACGCTAATAAAGTAAGTGAAGCCGCACTCAGATAGGAAATTGCACTGGGTGAGGGGTGTGTTGCAGTGCACTTCCAAGCCATCATCACTCTTCACAAAGGCCACATAGTGATCACCCAGATCTGCGCTGGACCAAGACACAGACAGGTGACCAGGTGGATCTTCTTGGATCATCACTCTTGCAGGTGCACAAGCAactaggaaataataaataataaaccgTTGTGAGAGTAACGCAAGggattttctttgtatctttgcACTTGTCCAGGATTTCAAGACAACCAAAATTGGCAAATCTGAGCTTTGTAATAGACTGAATTTGGTGCACGACACACAAAACTGTGTACCAGAAGCATTAGAAGATTTTCTTTATAGAACCAAAGACTATGATATAAGGCCCAGGGCCCTACAACAAACTCCAAAGACCTGTCCAAGTTCTCTTGTTATatgaaatattgtttaaaataatagaCCATCAGAGTTTAATAGTCATTTTAAGATATGGGGATTTCCATTGTtagaatatttgttgaaagatttGACCTCAAGCAGAGATGAAGCCAGACGGTCTGAGCGGAATAGTGAATATCCCGGAAGCTATCCATTTTAGAGATAATAGCCACCATTCATTGTGCtttctattaattaattaataaataataataaattaattaataataaataattaattaattctaattCTTCCAACAATTATCATCACCTTACAatcgaggaaactgaggcccatagaGGTTGGGTGACTtttccaagctcacacagccagcAAAGGATGGAGCTGGGTCTTTCTGAGGGCTTGTGTTCCAAACTTCCGTAGCATAGGAAGTTCTAACATGCACTGAGTGACAGAACACATTCTTATTCCCATGACTTCCTTCAGGGAGAGTCTTAGAGAGTTAAGATACCAGATGCTATGGACAAGGAACAAATAAATAGTATGTGCAAACCAACGAGGCATTCTCACGTCCTAAAATTTATCTCACGCAATACATGCTAGACTATGTCAGAAACAGGCACAGATCACTTTGGTTAATACTGCCTGCATTTCTGTGTTAAGGAAATGCCAGGATCAGCATAGAATAAAGCCTCCTGAAGGAATGAATTCAAATAAAGGTCATTCTTTCAAGCTCTAAGCTTTTAAACATTTAGTCATCTCTAATGGGAACCATCCTAAGACATATGACACAATTCTGGGATCCAGGAAACACATAATACTTTCTAAACATAGTTCTTTTATTGATAAACCAAGGTCGTTTCCCTGATCATGATTGATTGTGTTCTCCACAAACCACAGTGGTGCCTCTTGGACTGATAAGTGTGCAGGACTATTTCAGTGGCACTTTACCTtgcctgcacattagaatcaactAAGGAGCTTTTACAAACTATTCATATCCAGACTCCATTCCCAGCAACTGCAATTTAATTGGTCTTTAGGTGAGGCCTGGGTATCGGGATTTTAGAAAAGCTCCCCAGATGCTCTTAATGTGCGTccaagattgagaaacactgatggTTCTCTTCTGTATTAAATGACTAACTTGGAACCGCTgtgcttttgaaaatatatttatctctTCCCTCAACTCAGCTATCCCGTCCTCATAACCATTTCTAATGTACCGTTCGCATTAAGTTAAAGTTGTCAAAAGAGAAGCTGAATCACTAAGTTTGTTACCAGGGACCTTAATTTAACATATCTATAAGGAACTGTGGATCTTGGGGTCAGCTGTACTTTTTCCTTGTGAAATACAGTGCATCAGCTTGGTGATGGCTCTTTTCCATTGTGCTCAGAAGCCTCTTAAACTTAGAATGACATAATTCTGACTGTTGGATAAACTGGGCATTATCGTAATTATCTTCACTTTCTTTGGCTTAGCGGAGTGAAATCAGGcaaacttgggtttgaatcccagctctaccacttactattGGCGTGcccttgggaaaattatttcacttctttgagCTAGGATTTtcttataggaaaaaaaagataatagctTCTACCTCACTGAGTTGTcatgaaaattaacaaaataatgtatttatagtgcctagaacatagtaggtCTTCACTGATTGTTAGTTTCCATCACCAAAACacatagatatttcttttttttcttttgaggaagattagccctgagctaacatctgccaccaatcctcctctttttgctgaggaagactggccctgagctaacatccatgcccgtctccctctactttatatgtgggacgcctaccacagcatggcttttgccaagcggtgccatgtccatacccgggatctgaacctgtgaaccctgggccgccgaagcggaacgtgagaacttaactgctgtgccaccaggccggccccgtggtaTTTCTGAATAGAGGAATAAACCTTCACATATGTAAGTACTTATCTTTCTGATAAGAATGAAAATAGGAAGATATCTAAACACATATTCAgactttatcttaaaaaatagcTCCCACTAAACCTAGGCCTGTGAAACACGATGTAAAGAAGAGGCTGCTATCTGTACCGCACAGTTAGAGCTGTGGATAACTCAAACGGGGTCTTCAAAGTTTTACAgctttacaaatgaaaaagaaaataaactaattaatGAAAGACCTGGAATAGGAGCCAGGCCTCCTAATTTTCAAAGAAGTGCTTTTTCCAGTGCACAATATCTAGTTTCACTATCAACACTATTCAAAGTCATCAGAATGTCCAACTCAATGCTTTCATTTAGACAAGgctttcattttcacttcttccAGAGTGTTCTGGAACATTGTTGGCTGATTATTTGTTTCCCTTATGGCAGCCACTTTGGCTCACCAGCCCCGCAGTGATCGCACTCTTGTTTACATACCGGTCTTCAGGGTCACTGCTGAAGCTGACTTCCTGGATCCAGCATCATTACTTGCTAAAACTGAAATCAGGTACTCAGTTCCACACTGGAGAGAGGAGATGATGCAGGAACTGAAAGTCGTACTACAGCTCAGCTCTGAAGAGTCGCTCAAAGCCATCACGGTATAGTTGAAAGCTCCTTCCGTTGGTGCCCATGAAACAGACGCCTTCAGAGCCCCACTATCAAAAGAGACTTGAATATTGGCAGGAGCGCGAGGACCTACATTTTTGAGAAACAATTAAGATTTTGCAGCAGCCTAAGGAACCCAAGTAAGATTTGGCCTGACAACGTTGCAGAGATTAGAGATGAGGTACCCCAGTAGTAGGATAATTGCAAATGTTCAGAGCATAAAATTGGGATTTAAGGTACCTGGAAACTGGTGACATATCTGCCATTAACTATGCAAACTCATAACTAGCTATGTGACATTGGTcatgttatttaatctttttattatttaatttttttcatctttaaaatggatcCAATAAGATCAACCCctaggtgctcaataagcatattttgaatgaatgaatgagtgaatgtacAACTTGACAAGTGatggaaataattaaatgaaataataaatgtgaggGGCTAAAAGGGCCATGTGGGAATGTGATTATGAAGTGGTGGGTCAAATAGTCTCTCTATTATCAATTGATGGAGCGAAACAGATCAACTTCAACAATATGCCGTCTTTACTTTTGGAAACCTGCTACGACTTTTTCTGTAAGAGCTTTTAGGTCATAATCATTTCTAGAAGAGCAAACAATCATTCCATTCTAAATCAaaatcaaaaggaaggaaggaaagtatcAAGTGTGATGATCACATATTAAGGCGGTCTTACTAGTGTCTCCAAAATGCTTCCCTCTACATTCTCAAAAACATGCCTTCCTTTCTTCAGCCTTATCTCCCTGAAGAAGCTGGAGGAGTGTTCTcctgggctggagagaggagaagtTGGCCTCAGTTCTCTGGAATCTGAGCTATAAGAAGGCCCATCTGGCAGGCCTTACAGAACTTCTCGGACAGCTTGTGAGTAGAGAACAGCACGCTCTGGACACACATGGGGGTAAACAGGGAGGACCCTGCTTGAGAAAACAGGGACTCAACTCATCCTCTGCAAGGCGGCCACCTGCCATGTTTCTCCTGCCAACCTTCTCGACAGGACTCTTCCCCTGCTTCGTGGTCAGCTTGTCTGCAGAGGCAAACCTGCTCTGGGGTTCTGCCGAGCCCGAGGCTGGGAAAGGTAGCCGTAGTGTTTTAGGACAACCTGCTTTGCCCACATGGGGCGTGGAAGAACCAGGAAAAATAAGCAGGGAAGTAGGagactgttatgggctgaatcaGTCCCCTCAAAATTTCTGtgttgcagtcctaacccctAGGACCTCAGAGTGTGatcttatctggaaatagggtctcAGCAGATGCAAATAGTTAAGACaagatcattagggtgggccttaatccaatacagctgatgtccttataaaaagatgaaatttgggCCCAGGCATACACGCACCGGTAGAACGCCATGTGAATGtgaagacggccatctgcaagccaaggagagatgcCCGGAACAGATCCTTTCCCAcaaccctcagaaggaaccagccctgccgataCCTTGATCTCatacttctagcctccaaaattTTCTGTGAgacaaatttctattgtttaagccacacacCTTGTGGTACTCTGTTGCGGAatccctagcaaactaatatagagGCTAAATCTAAActctctgaaactttttttttttaagtaagattagccctgagctaactcctaccaatcctcctttttttgctgaggaagactggccctgagctaacatccatgcccatcttcctctactttatatgtgggatgtctccacagcatggcttttcccaagctgtgccatgtctgcacccgggatctgaaccagcgaacctggggccgccaaagcagagcgtgcgcacttaaccactgtgccactgggccgggccctctctgaaactttttaaaacataggaaacaaataaagagaaaggctCTAAGAAGAGTTGTCTCTAGGAGgtggctctccctgccccctaGGCTGATGCAGATGCTCCTCCTGTGCCACTCTGCGCCTGTGCGTCCTGCTATCAAAGCACTTGATACACAGGACTGAAACCATTGATTTACACACTGGTCTCTCCTAGGACACAATCAGGTCTTTGAGTGTAAGGTCatgctttatttaattttgtatcgTCATCAGCTAAACTACACGCAGCACACAGtgggccctcaataaatgtttgtggaaagaaggaatgaatgaatgaatgcctggaAAAGACCCAGTGAGATTGGTTTGTCTCAGATACCCTGACTCACCAGGTGCATTATGACTCACCTTAGGACCACTTTTTCGCTCTAAAGAAGTCTTATAAAAGGCAaacccttcccttctccctgatTTCCTGCCTTGACCCACTGGCAATGGGGCTTCCACTTCCTTCCAAACTTAGGGAATGGTGGAGAGAACATTTCTGGTTTCTTTCCACCCTTTCTTTGGTCCTCCCCAAGGGATGAAACATTTCATCTGTTGGTGAGTCTGGCATCTATTAGGCCATATTGTCAGTGAATGGCTTACTCTgcctcaagagaagaaaaaaatctctctccttctctttctctccctctcattctttTGGGTCACTCCAGCCGCTCAGTGTGGGCTTCCAGTTATCACACAGTAGGATGCCCTGGTTGGGGTATCCCTGCGATGGGGTTGATGAGAGATCATATACCATGCTCTGGCTTCTCAGCCTACAACTGCAGGAGAGGTGATGGAAAGCCCcatgttggcctcaggcctaagTGGAGGCTTGGGAAGTGTTTCTGAAACACTGCTTGCCACCACAGCATAAAGTACCTATAACAAcaggaactttgttttgtttgctgctgtatCTATAGTACAATGCCTGCTCAAAGTTGGCACACACTTATTAAACGCctcctgaataaatgaattcctgTTTGTCCCAATTCTTTACTATTGGTCTGAACCCAGGAAGGGACAAGGGGTGCCTGTAAACCTAACAAGAGTTGTCTCCCGCTGTGTGATATTGAACGTGTGCTGAGATGAAGTTGGGTATCAGAGGGGGAGTGCTGTGCTCCGTGTATTCTGAGCAGCATCTCTTTATATATGCAGTAAGCATTCAAACGACTGAGGAGGAATCGTCAAAGCACTATAAATAAActcataataaatttaaatagctgcTGCCAGCTGCTCTGTACTTATCACTTAACACGGCTCTTGATGGCTACAACGCACAGCCCCTCTCATGAATCAAAAGGGAGATTGTTTGGGGCTGAGCCCAGAAGTCCTTACTGGTTCTCTGATTGCAGGTGGAGTCATCCCCAGGGGTTCCATTGGCATTCCACGCATAGGCCTTTATGGTGTAGAGAGTCCCAGAGTCTAAACTGGTGAATGTCAAGGAGGtgtttgtagtattctctttCCATATTCGCCCCAAACCGTTGGCTCGCATAACGGACACAGAGAATCCAATTGCCATATATACAGCTTCCCACTGCACAAGGATAGAGTCAGGACTGGGAGAGCTCACTTCCAGAATTGGTGCTGCCAACActacaaagacaaaaacacaCGCATTTGTGTTTTATGAAAGCCCAACAGAGGATAATTCATATTTAGGAATAAGTAATTTGAGGTTGATTATccatattatgaaataattatttgctTTACAAAAGGATTCATGGCAGAGTCCCATTAAATAATTGCTATCTAAACCTATATTAATTATAAATGACTCGGCAGAGGGATGGGGAACAGAGAAACTCTAATATTAGGCATTACTTTCAAGTGGAGGTTGGTAAGAAATTCGATAAAACATCCCTGTAATCATAATACAAGTCAATGGGGGAAATGATGGTTTATACTGTTTTAATGTGCATACAACTTTTCAGAAATATGCCTAAGTACAACTTTATCAATTCAATGTAAGTAATGCCGATGACAAATTCCAAATGTTTTTACTTAAACAAGTCAAAGTGCAGCGAAATccctttgtgttcttttttttttttatttttgaggaagattagccctgagctaacgtctacggccaatcctcctctttttgctgaggaagactggccctcagctaacctccatggccatcttcctctactctatacatgggacgcctaccacagcatggtttttgccaagcggtgccatgtctgcacctgggatcccggccggcgaaccccgggccgccgagaagcggaacaagcgaacttaaccgctgtgccatgaggctggccctccCTTTGGGTTCTTTCTTTAGCATGGTCTTAATGGATACCTAAGGTTAGAAACAGAAATCCCTTTTTCAGAGATTTAAAAGGAGGGATGCTATCAAAGATGCCCAGAAATGGGTTTTATTTTCCAGCACATCTGGAATTTAAATATCCCTCTCCTCCACAGATATCTGAATTCCCAAAAAAACATTATCTGGCTTCCACTCCTGGGCCCTGAATCATAGGCACTCTCATGACACAAAATTACTTGACACATGTGCAGCCTCAGTGAAACTAATCCAAGTCACAAGCAATCGCTCAACAGAGGATGAGCATCCGCTACCTGTCTTTGCCTGCTTTGGAGGGGATGCCTGGCTTCTCCCAGCGGCACTGATGGATCTCACGGTGATTTGGTACAAGGTCGCAGCCTTCAGCCCCGTCACCGTGCCTGGGGAACTGGCCACCATGGTTTCAATGACAGTGTCCCCATCTTTGGCGGTGAGGAGGTAACTGGTGGCCCCTGGCACCGTAGCCCATTCCACGGTGATACTGTTGCTGATTTTTGAATATGCCTGATCAATGGTGGGTATTTCAGGAGCTGAAAGAGATTTTGAAGCTATACATTAGCTAAGATACCTATCAggattacttttttcattttacttttcaaactAAATTATTCTCGTGGCATCCTTCAGACATAAACTTTGCCCTTATTTTCCAGAtcaagcaaaaacagagaaaaagaaaggcaaagctACACTCTAGAAGAGAGCCAAAAAACTCAAACCTCTCATTCAGGATGAGATTTCAAAGGCTTTCCCCAGTTGCCTCCAGGATAATTTgcactttttgtatttttaaaagagttaaaCAAGAATGGAGAGTGATTGTGGGAAAGAActctgagaggagggagagagtaaTTGAGGGGCTTCATGCCAGAGGATTCTACTCTGTTTTGGCATTCTGTGAATTTCCCAATCTGCTTTGCcctca
This Equus przewalskii isolate Varuska unplaced genomic scaffold, EquPr2 ChrUn-13, whole genome shotgun sequence DNA region includes the following protein-coding sequences:
- the FNDC7 gene encoding fibronectin type III domain-containing protein 7, which translates into the protein MAGGPKKCLSLIGFSLICLKMVASAKTAPEIPTIDQAYSKISNSITVEWATVPGATSYLLTAKDGDTVIETMVASSPGTVTGLKAATLYQITVRSISAAGRSQASPPKQAKTVLAAPILEVSSPSPDSILVQWEAVYMAIGFSVSVMRANGLGRIWKENTTNTSLTFTSLDSGTLYTIKAYAWNANGTPGDDSTCNQRTSPRAPANIQVSFDSGALKASVSWAPTEGAFNYTVMALSDSSELSCSTTFSSCIISSLQCGTEYLISVLASNDAGSRKSASAVTLKTVACAPARVMIQEDPPGHLSVSWSSADLGDHYVAFVKSDDGLEVHCNTPLTQCNFLSECGFTYFISVFAYNEAGQSPLGDVFNYTTAPCCPSDINPVLVSSDRVEIVWSPVRGAELYETKAVDGFNVVECNDTAPACTLSALECDTKYNITVYSFSEVRGSNMSCTSQFITTAPCSPEIKNITRDAFSVFIVHWRSTNDDATYTVTAQGEKGLHRCSSKGESCTIEGLPCGSVFSVTAVAETRAGQSLPSYSVPLETVPCCPAGLTVTQVTQSVINVSWTLGTGAQSYVTVLDSRTGQSKCLTRQNHCLLGCIACGVNYTVALKAISATGLTTDCAYQSYSSSACCPLGVKLYRLGPNGIRIYWQASRGSANYSTDLYGSKGIFTCAPSAGLSFCDVTEIPCGDVYTVMVSPVAETGLKLTFCPKKIYSVTCSGSTLGMVIYRGKRNAE